From a region of the Thalassospira sp. TSL5-1 genome:
- a CDS encoding methyl-accepting chemotaxis protein encodes MEVVSNLKISRKLMLAFGVMLLLNIFTSVFAVFKMQAINETSTEIAVNWLPSISAINDINDSVNKVRIFQLAHVLSDNADKMTEFERDIGHQLEQEAGQAKTYEKLISSEDERALWQEASALLDQYNGLWDQIVVLSNNNQNAQARDMVLGKGEQIIVKIRDILQQLVQLNQQGGEDASARGDQEYFWSRMLMISVAAVVSLLTIGFSFLLSRGIATPIVNMTSTMSRLASGDKSVQIPGIERRDEIGEMAAAVQVFRDNMIEAERLAKQEEEQSRLRSQRAERIEGLTNAFDREAGMTIAAVASAATELQSNAKSLSSQSDQASHQASTVASAATQATGNVQTVASAAEELSASISQIANEVAQAAAVSKNAVEQAGHTGRIVGNLQQSAVKIGEVVNLINDIASQTNLLALNATIEAARAGEAGKGFAVVASEVKNLANQTARATADIGEQIAATRNATDEAVEAIAGIAQIIEKVNEIASSIAASIEEQQVATGEIARNVEEAARGTQDVNSNIYEVTNVIQGTGEVAKDVLQASSELSVEAEKMRNIVSKFLDNVKSA; translated from the coding sequence ATGGAAGTTGTTTCCAATCTCAAGATTTCGCGAAAGCTGATGCTTGCCTTCGGGGTGATGCTTTTGCTGAATATTTTCACCAGCGTATTCGCCGTTTTCAAGATGCAGGCGATTAACGAGACCTCGACCGAAATCGCGGTTAACTGGCTGCCCAGCATCTCGGCGATTAACGACATCAATGACAGCGTAAACAAGGTGCGCATCTTCCAGTTGGCGCATGTGTTGTCTGATAATGCAGACAAAATGACTGAATTTGAACGTGATATCGGCCATCAGCTTGAGCAGGAAGCAGGCCAAGCCAAAACTTACGAGAAGCTGATTTCGTCGGAAGACGAACGGGCGTTGTGGCAAGAGGCAAGTGCGTTACTGGATCAGTACAACGGTTTGTGGGACCAAATTGTTGTGCTTTCCAATAATAACCAGAATGCGCAGGCGCGCGATATGGTGCTGGGGAAGGGCGAACAAATTATTGTTAAAATTCGCGATATTCTTCAGCAACTTGTGCAGCTTAACCAGCAAGGGGGCGAAGATGCTTCTGCCCGGGGTGATCAGGAATATTTCTGGTCGCGCATGTTGATGATAAGTGTGGCGGCGGTTGTTTCGTTGCTGACAATCGGGTTTTCGTTCCTGTTGTCGCGCGGTATTGCTACGCCAATCGTGAATATGACAAGCACCATGTCGCGGTTGGCTTCAGGGGATAAAAGTGTTCAGATCCCCGGTATTGAACGCAGGGACGAGATTGGCGAAATGGCAGCAGCCGTTCAGGTGTTCCGCGACAATATGATCGAGGCCGAACGCCTGGCCAAGCAGGAAGAAGAACAAAGTCGCCTGCGCAGCCAGCGTGCCGAGCGTATTGAAGGGCTGACCAACGCATTTGACCGTGAAGCAGGCATGACGATTGCCGCTGTTGCCTCTGCCGCGACCGAGCTTCAGTCCAACGCAAAGTCGCTGTCGTCACAATCGGATCAGGCATCGCATCAGGCATCGACCGTTGCCTCTGCCGCGACCCAGGCGACTGGTAACGTGCAGACGGTTGCATCCGCAGCCGAAGAGCTTTCTGCGTCGATTTCCCAGATTGCCAACGAGGTCGCACAGGCCGCTGCAGTTTCTAAAAATGCGGTGGAGCAGGCCGGGCATACGGGCCGTATTGTCGGTAATTTGCAGCAATCCGCCGTCAAGATCGGCGAAGTCGTTAACCTGATTAACGATATTGCCAGCCAGACCAATTTGCTGGCCCTGAACGCGACCATCGAAGCCGCCCGCGCGGGTGAGGCAGGCAAGGGTTTTGCCGTGGTGGCAAGCGAGGTTAAAAATCTTGCCAACCAGACTGCACGGGCAACAGCCGATATTGGCGAGCAGATTGCCGCGACCCGCAACGCAACTGACGAAGCCGTCGAAGCGATTGCCGGTATTGCTCAGATCATCGAGAAAGTGAACGAAATTGCCAGCAGCATTGCCGCTTCCATCGAGGAGCAGCAAGTGGCAACGGGTGAGATTGCCCGTAACGTTGAAGAAGCTGCCCGGGGCACCCAGGATGTCAATAGTAACATCTATGAGGTGACAAATGTGATCCAGGGTACGGGTGAGGTTGCGAAGGACGTTTTGCAGGCATCTTCGGAACTTTCGGTCGAAGCCGAAAAAATGCGCAATATCGTCAGCAAGTTCCTCGATAACGTCAAATCCGCCTGA
- a CDS encoding glycine--tRNA ligase subunit alpha produces MALDGSQRPPSFQEIILRLQSYWADQGCVILQPYDLEVGAGTFHTATTLRALGPESWNAAYVQPSRRPTDGRYGENPNRLQHYYQFQVLMKPSPANAQDLYLGSLAHLGIDPMAHDIRFVEDDWESPTLGAWGLGWEVWLDGMEVTQFTYFQQVGGFECDPVPVELTYGLERLAMYIQGVENVYDLDYNGNGVSYGDVFLQNEKEQSTYNFEVANTEMLFRHFKDAQAECAVNIERGLALPAYEQAMKASHIFNLLDARGVISVTERAAYIGRVREMSKSCCEAWLRSRGHLKEGA; encoded by the coding sequence ATGGCGCTCGACGGGTCGCAACGTCCTCCTTCGTTTCAGGAAATCATTCTTCGACTGCAAAGCTATTGGGCTGACCAGGGATGTGTCATTCTTCAGCCCTATGACCTTGAAGTTGGCGCCGGTACGTTTCATACCGCAACCACCCTGCGCGCGTTGGGCCCGGAAAGCTGGAATGCAGCCTATGTGCAGCCGTCGCGCCGCCCAACCGATGGCCGTTATGGTGAAAATCCCAACCGTTTGCAGCATTATTACCAGTTTCAGGTCTTGATGAAGCCGTCGCCTGCCAATGCGCAGGATCTTTATCTGGGGTCGCTGGCGCATCTGGGTATTGACCCGATGGCGCACGACATTCGCTTTGTCGAGGATGACTGGGAAAGCCCGACTTTGGGGGCTTGGGGCCTGGGCTGGGAAGTGTGGCTCGATGGCATGGAAGTCACCCAGTTTACCTATTTCCAGCAGGTTGGTGGTTTTGAATGTGACCCGGTCCCGGTCGAGCTGACCTACGGCCTGGAACGCCTGGCGATGTATATTCAGGGTGTCGAAAACGTTTACGACCTTGATTATAACGGCAATGGCGTTTCCTATGGCGATGTGTTCCTGCAAAATGAAAAGGAACAATCGACCTATAATTTCGAGGTCGCCAATACCGAAATGCTGTTTCGCCATTTCAAGGATGCGCAAGCAGAATGTGCGGTGAATATTGAACGCGGCCTTGCTCTTCCAGCTTATGAACAGGCCATGAAGGCCAGCCATATCTTTAACCTGCTTGATGCGCGCGGTGTGATTTCCGTTACCGAACGTGCCGCTTATATCGGTCGTGTGCGCGAGATGTCCAAATCCTGCTGCGAAGCGTGGCTTCGGTCGCGCGGGCATTTGAAAGAGGGGGCATAA